The following is a genomic window from Garra rufa chromosome 4, GarRuf1.0, whole genome shotgun sequence.
TAGTGACCGTCCTCACTGTGCCACGTCCCTTATGTTTCTGTTTCTTCTTAATGGTTTTCAATGTGACGTTCTTGCCCTTACTCCAGTCGATCGTGCACCTGaaaacacagagcgagtcagacACTGGACTATAAATGCCCTCAAACAAAGTTAAAGTCAGACGTTGAGCCGTACCCTGTGCAGCCCATGATCTCTGGTCCGTCGAAAGAGAAGGGATCCGACTCGTCCGGCTCAGACCTCATTTTGTAGGTCTTTGTCAGGACTGTGTTTGTGAAGAAATCATTGGCCTCAAAGTGGAACTCTAATGTGAAACTCTGAAAAGAGACCAAACTGTGAGTAAACTGTGGGATTAAGGCATCAGATAGGAGACAAAAAGACTGTCAGACTTACCATTGGCTGTCCTGCATCAGAGAATTTGACTTTAATATCTTGTAAGTGCTTAAGGATTGGTTCATCATGCTCCTGtacaagaaaaacaaaatgaatgaaatgCTTCTGAatactaaatatttaataaaaatgcacAATATTCTAAAGCAGAGACGTCCAAACCAAGACCTGAGGGCCAAACTTGGCCCATAATGATACAAAAGGATGGAAAaaggagaaaaataataataattttcaattACAATTTGTTGCTTTTACatgtaacaaaaaataaattaattaacaatattgtatataattcaactataacatttaaattatataagtaataaaaaaaaaagattaaaaaaaaaaattatattatattatattatatatatatatatatatataacatttggTGTTGATATAATGCAACATTTACTTTTGGCcattaatatgaaaaaaaaaaaagccattgaAACATAaccatttctaaatatttttgcactgaaatgtaaaaaaaaaaaaaaaaaaaaaagtataattaaatgtataagtctataaatatttacaaagagctaattataaaattttaattatataaataaaaaaaatagttaaatatgTAATTCATTATGATATAATTGATACAACGCAAGATTTACTTTTGGCattgaaatgtaaaaatatattttaaattaaatgggtacaattaaatgtataataatataaatatatattaatatattataaaattaaattatataattaaaactaAACATTTGTAATACATAGTTTTTTCCCATATAAAAAGTTAATTATATCTAATTTATATCTAATTAATATTTTTGCAttgaaatgtaataaaatataataagtataattaaatttataattacataaatattaaataaatataaaaatacaatttaatacattataaaaatatataagttttaaaaattgtttaattataataaaacaaataaaaatatggaATACATGATATAACATGACATTTACTTTTGGCCTTTGATATAAaatctatttatattttaaatataaataaaatacaatataattttataaaaattaaaaaatgtttaataaaataaaatagatgatATAATGCAACATTTACTTTTGccctttgataaaaaaaaaaaaaaaaaagatgccatTAAAGCATATTCATTTCTAATTCAAATTTTTGCACTAAacgtaaataaaagtaaaaaaaatatatacatttacgattatataaatataaatgaaatacagtttaatatattataatatagttGGTATAACGTAACATTTAATTGACCTACAGTTTTTAATCAAGTTAGAtttgaatatttgtatttaaaaaaaaaaaaattaaattaaagaaaaattatattcactaAAAACGTAAGTGACATTAACCATCCCAAGTTATGTTTCCTAATCAAATTGTGCTAATTAAATGAGTGGTTTCAATCAGAATTGAATGTGTAAAGTTTCACAATGCCTGTACCTCCAGCTAAAAAGGATGCAAGGTACACTTTACAGCCACAAGATGGCAGCAAGGACATTTTCCATAGAGAAATCTCCCACTGTAAATACCCATGATGCATGACCTGCTTTTAAACACTACTATTCTCACAATCGCTCCCTCCTTGTGCCCGCATTGGGCCTGTTCTCTCCCTACCTGCAACATTTCGCTGAGAAGGTCAACGTTCTTAAAAACTGTGAGCCAGAATTCTGGGATTCCTTTAGGGTCTTCCTTCTCCTCGTCTTTCTTCTCTTCCTCCACTTTGGCCTTTTCCTTCATTTCCTCCTGATGAACACAAAGTCCAAGATGGAGAGTCAAGCCATGACTGTACACcacagtatattatattatatcagtgCAGTGGTATTTGAAGAGCATGCAGGTATGGATCACCTGTACCTGCTTACTTACTGTCAGCTCTTCCTCTTCATCTTGTTTCCACTCACACTCCTCATCTGTGGGCTCGTATGCTGCTCTCACAATGTCACTACGCTAGAGAGAGATTTTAAGGTTAATGAGGTGTTTTTAGAAGTTAAAACTACATAAATGGTGATTTAAACCATTTAAATCAACtaattaaatagtaaataaactgaggtcactgaaaaaaaaacagctaaatcaAGACTGTTTTTCATTCATATTACTCATTTAAGTTATCGGTATTGACAAATCCTAATACTAATCGACCTCTAGCTtactaaaataaatcaataaataaaatagaatgcaaatacaaaaataaatagacTAACAAATCTTTAAAcacagattaaaaataaaatttaatatatagaaaacaaaaaaactaaaaacaaaaaagatgCAATAAatctagaaaaaataaaaaaagaattaaaaagaaacatttgaacaaattataaaaatctagaaaaaaaaacctacacatttaattatataaattattaaaaaaaaaaaattggttaagTTATCGGTATTGAAAAATCCAAAACAAAtgcaataattattaaaaagaaaaaaaagaaaagaaaattaaaaagaaaatatatttgtaatatgaTGTGATATCATTTATGTGACATTTACTTTTGgcctttgatatatatatataaaaaacaacatgccaCTGCAGCAAAATATTCTTTCCTATTAATATTTTTGCactgaaatgtaaaataaataaataaaattaagcatAATTAAAATTtactattaaataattaaatataaatttaataaaaaaaaaacattaagtaaaaataaaacatgcCACTAACATGTGTTCATttctaattaatattaaaataaaaaagcatatttaaatgtataattatttaaatattaaatacaaaaaataatttaatattataaaatttaattatataaagtttaaaaaaatagtttaaaattaaCACTAATATAATtactttaaataaacatttactttttccaattaagaaaataaataaaatgcagattaaaacaaataaataaaaaaaaaagtgcaaaagcaCCAATTGTTAAACTACAATAACAGCAGAAagcattaacaaaaactataatagtctCTCAGTGATATTAAAACAATTGCCCAAGTGCTTGGTTCATTTCCAAAAAACACTGCAACATAGACTAGAGTTTTTGCTgacacaaaaatacatttgtacagCAAGACTTGAAGCCAGTAAACttgttttaagttttatcttgaaggACCACAACTTTTAATTGAACCTCTCAGACATCTCTATCCCACCGGGAGAGCAGGCGAGAGTTATGAGCGAAGATAAACAGCTCCAGCTCAGGTTTTATTTTCTGTAAGACATCTCTCTGGCTGCTGTTTGTCTCCCGTGTCCTTGATTGACCACTTGGTGTTTGCTGCAGTTGGAAACGCTGAAGCAGCAGGTCAATATAACCGCTTTAACGTACTGTACAACCCTCCAAGCACATAACAGTCATTTCCACATCTTTCTTAAAAACAAAGCCATTGTTCTTCCATTCTGGGCAGATCTAAATCTCACCTTGTCAAAGAGAGGCTGATACAAAGCGGCGTATTTTCGCTCCAGTTCGTGCACTTCTTCGTAGAACTTCGCTTCGATGTGAGCGCATTTGACCTGGAGGTTCTTCAGGGCGTTAACGCGTCTCTTCACCACCTTCGGTAAGCTGCGTAAACACCAGACAACGTCACACGGTGCAAATGACACACGGCTGATGATTCACGCATGACTCAGGATCATAGTTTTGCACGGAGCGAGTAAAAAGAGATGCTTGACAACTCGCAGAAAGGAATTACGGAACTGGATCGGACCAAAATTAGAAACCTTTAATTCAGTCGGTGTCGGCAAAGTAGGGAAATTAGATGCAGCCAATGGGAAACAGGGGAGCTATTTGAAGTTGCGTTCTGCGTGGGCGCGTTCGCACGTACCTCTCCATGTACCCTGAGGGAGATCCCACGAGCCCGTCCAACCTCTCCTGCAGCGCTGCCAGAATCTGAGGGTTCTGCATCATCTGCATCGTCAGCTGACGTGCTGAAATCACAGAAACACAACCATGAACTGATGCTCACAGGAGGACGACATTagaaattagggctgggtattgtgaccaattcggcgattcgattcttatttttatgatttcgattcgatatcgattagctatcatttaaaatgttagttttgccgacatgggatccatattttgatataaatgctggtaactgaaactttcctacttaagtttattactgaaatacacatctacattaataatagggtgtagggttgggtcgatagacgatggcCGAtagatagggctgggcgatttggcctaaaatctaaatctcgattaattgaacattttaacccgattacgattaatgaacgattattttattcattaataaaattatatttaattatatttaaaaaaaaaattttttttgccctcatagttcactgacaagttttgtacagtaaatatgctcacatattacaagtgagagatttttgaatgaagggtgcacacactatctactatctatgattatttattgaacatcagtgttgaacaacagaaattaaagcacacattgcttaaaacgaaaaagtcacatttttcttaaattagtgaaaataaataacttgcacttttggaaacaaaataaatttataaaataataaatgttaaaagtaaaaaataagcagtatctcttctaaataaaattactcttgtatatcctgtaaatactttttactgtataaatactgcttaagctctccatcgacatgtcggcggaataacgtaacggagcggggtcacctgactccacacgcagtagtgtttttaaagggaaagtaattgaaataattgacctggaaaaatttgatcgattataggttctgaatgtcgatttcgattacttttcgattaatcgcccagccctaccgaTAGACATCACCATGTTGAGCCAGCATCACGAAAAACACACTaaaatcacactatatagccagatgaaatgcatgctttcaatttccgcatctttacttattttattattattattattattgaggaAATAACAAcaagttgttagcgatcacaatataaattagtgaactccaaacgaattacatgaactagtttgtttacattaaaaaatgaGGCACACAAAAACattctaaataatttaattaaattagattaaatgaactacaccaaatatgcctttttcatggttttaccataacgaaccgagcttggaacaaaaaacgagaatatattttttttccccccatcaaaatacaaacgtacaatacaaagcctatatattataaataacagtttatcactcaaatgcattgggaatatggaaacacttggatttgtgccgaattacagaggtgcgtgagcccaacaCCTGccatttttagtttcgctttgttttggtttcttaactttatatattatgtttcattcctgttctgttcagaataccgttacatttagaTGATTCGTTTCGGAGTCAGGGTAACtcacttatagctatgtttatagggtttataatgttaatacataatattttgcttgatttggtattatttctgatattacactttctctctaaacattccgctgctcattaaatgcgtttggagagagtgggttaagcagtaagcaatcaatgagagcgattttgaacttaaagctgactggtcgaaaatatgttaaggaccaacaaacatcctccaaatacatctacataaaccggCGCTTGGTCTGTCTCgtatgcacgcacgcactgtcacgatctaatgcacttgttaatgctgCATCTTTAAAAATccagctcaaattaagcactggttgaaacggtaggctacaattaattaattcgttatgaattaatttaacaacaaccatcccgcaCTCCCTCCCTCTCCCCgcggacgatgccatcgtccatcacGATGTATCACGTTAGACAttgtacgatgccaaattggtcgacatcgcccaaccctaatagggtgcacacagctgtttattttaaacaacttttattttaaatgaacactgtaacaagtcATAAATGTGCATCCactgtacaccatgtaaacacactgcaaaatgcacattactgtaaaaaaataaaataaaaagactgtttaagaaatgaaacatttttctaaattcaaaacaggcccatcataaagcccttgtctgcatacctgtatacaaaacattctaactgtccataaaactaacagttcttaactacagtgGAGCAATTCGAAagatggtgacaccttcaggacgagaggtgaatattcatatcctcttacgtgaagcacgcgcATTAAGAATCGTTTCGGGGacttcccgaatcgatatcgttgcgttaaactgaagatcgattaaaatctgagaatcgatattttttacccagccctattagAAATCACACTTACAATCACAGAAGAACCAAAGAATGACGAAGTACGGAGACTgatatttatattatacaatCGATAACTTAATCATGGCGGTCAAGTAGTTTAAATTGAAATTGAATCATGTGGACAGTCAACTTGTATAAAAggtgttaaaaaaaaactaaaaaaaaaaagtgacaattctaaacttttttttttaaataaagcaaaacattacatttattatagtaataaatctaaaaattaaaatacatataaagaTGAGAAAATAAATCTAAAGAAATGATAATACATAATTTACATCTATTAAAAAGAGCTAAAAAAGGAGCTAAAAtcttaaatttataataaattaaagtaataaatttaaagaaatctaaatgtataaaattaataaatataaaagaaaataaatccaatagaaaatgaattacatttacacagatattttttatatttaatactaATTTAGAAAAATTATCTAAACATCTAGATACACTgagtaataaaaaaaagaattaaaaagaaaagtaataaacataaaaaagaaaataagtctAAAGACAGTAACAAAGTCCTAATAAAACTTAATCTGTTAAGagtaataaatctaaaaaaaaaagaaaaaagagaaaagaaaaaatatataatataaaacatctATTGAAAAGGCAGTATATATCTATAAAAAAAAGACGGtaacaatcttacaatacaaaaATTTAAACAAGCATTAAATCTAAAAAGACAATAAATAAAGATACATCaagtaatacattttaaataagaatttaaaagtaataaatataaaaagaaatcaaaaaaataaaaatgtaaaagaaaattacattaaaaacagcAATACATCTAAAAAAAGATTGTAACTAAATCATAAATGtataatacaaaaaagaaaataaatccaaagacataaaataaaaaataaatgagtaTCTTAATGTAATAAATCTAAAAAaggatttaaaatatattaaaaaaaaaaaaaaaaaaaaaaaaaatccaaagaaattataaaatctattttattcatgaaccttccaaataaggcaataacagaccatttcattctagggacaaatcctaaggttgtaaatggacctgtaaaacagtttctggagattttttgccctttcttatgccatataccttctatgtagatgtcagaggacaatttaaaatattatataatgcattctatggcacctttaaaacaaacaaaacaaaaatattgcaTCTATTAAAAAGgcaataaatctttaaaataaataaataaaagaaacctCAACCCTGTAATACGTCTCTCAGATCTAGGGCACCTTCTTCACCAAGGGTCAAAAAAAGATGCTCTTCTCATCCCAAAAATAAACAGCAGCAAACACAGATGAGGTCAGCGTGACTGAAATGATCTTTAAAGAGCGAGTTTTGCGTCTAATGCCtgcattatttaatattaaaccaTCTAATACTCATGGTCCTTTCTGACGGTTCAGCCCAGCTGCTAAACACAGCTAAGGTCACTGAGGTTACAGATTAAGATCGTGTTACCAAACACAAAAAAGTGCCAGCGCAAACGTATGCATGGCCTTCTCCTAATGACTGTCAGAGTGGGTCAGCAACAAAAATCCATGACGGCATTTAGTTTTTCCTCGAAGGAAAACAGAGCAAAGAGAGTCTAGATGATCAAAACACACTGTAAACTCACTGACAGAGGGACTGCTGGGAAATCTGATTCATTTTAGCCAATTGGTTCGTTTTAAAACTGGTTCATGTGTAATGACGAAACATTTAGCATTTTCTTGTGATTAAACACTGTGGTTTATTCACTGCAGCTTATGTCTCACAAAGCCTGGTGGAAATTTAGTATTTTCTAATGAAGTTTAACACTATTTTTCATTCATATTACAAGCAATTAGTACATATTTTCTGATTTTAGTTAACGGTATTGacatatctaaaataaaaaaataaagtatccaaagaaattataaaaattgaaaaaatatattcTATAAATTATATCATAAtctataaattaaatttatattaaatataaaaaattatataaacactGCAATGTTTATATCAATGTTTTTGGTTAAGCTTTCTTTACAAGAATCAGAAATAACTACAAataagaaaaacaaaattaaattaaaaaagaaaaaaaaaaaaaaaatctcaagaaattataaaatcttaaaaaaaaggaTCTATAAGttacattaatattataaatattaatataattaaatgaat
Proteins encoded in this region:
- the nap1l1 gene encoding nucleosome assembly protein 1-like 1 isoform X1 produces the protein MADLDNKDQAEMDPADMEDVEEVEEEETGEDNSKARQLTMQMMQNPQILAALQERLDGLVGSPSGYMESLPKVVKRRVNALKNLQVKCAHIEAKFYEEVHELERKYAALYQPLFDKRSDIVRAAYEPTDEECEWKQDEEEELTVSKQEEMKEKAKVEEEKKDEEKEDPKGIPEFWLTVFKNVDLLSEMLQEHDEPILKHLQDIKVKFSDAGQPMSFTLEFHFEANDFFTNTVLTKTYKMRSEPDESDPFSFDGPEIMGCTGCTIDWSKGKNVTLKTIKKKQKHKGRGTVRTVTKTVPNDSFFNFFSPPEVPESGELDEDSEAVLAADFEIGHFIRERIVPRAVLYFTGEAIEDDDDDYDEEGEEADDEEGEEEADEENDPDYEPKKDANPPEECKQQ
- the nap1l1 gene encoding nucleosome assembly protein 1-like 1 isoform X2, whose translation is MADLDNKDQAEMDPADMEDVEEVEEEETGEDNSKARQLTMQMMQNPQILAALQERLDGLVGSPSGYMESLPKVVKRRVNALKNLQVKCAHIEAKFYEEVHELERKYAALYQPLFDKRSDIVRAAYEPTDEECEWKQDEEEELTEEMKEKAKVEEEKKDEEKEDPKGIPEFWLTVFKNVDLLSEMLQEHDEPILKHLQDIKVKFSDAGQPMSFTLEFHFEANDFFTNTVLTKTYKMRSEPDESDPFSFDGPEIMGCTGCTIDWSKGKNVTLKTIKKKQKHKGRGTVRTVTKTVPNDSFFNFFSPPEVPESGELDEDSEAVLAADFEIGHFIRERIVPRAVLYFTGEAIEDDDDDYDEEGEEADDEEGEEEADEENDPDYEPKKDANPPEECKQQ